TGTCCCGAAATTCATCGTGCAGGCGCTTGTGCTGGAAATAGCCCTCAAAGGCGATTTGGCGCATATAGGCCTCTTCGCGCACCGCGTGCACGTCAAAATAGTCTTTTAAGTACGCCATGCCCTCGCGCAGCAGCGAAAAGCGCATGGAAGAATCGTCAATGTTCTGGTTGACGGTCTGGATGAGTTTGCCCGCAATTTGGAAAAGCTGCTTGTGGTCGTTGTCGATCTCCTCGACCCCCATGGAATAACGGTCGCTCCAAGGGATGATCATGGATGGTCCCTCCTTCTCTGAATCTATCTTTAGGATACTGCAAAAGATTTAGAATTCCATTAAGGTTTTGGAAAAAAGAGCGCCCGCTGCCAGGCAGATGGAAACCTGGCAGCGGGCGCACAGCGTGCAAGGGTGTTACACGGTCTTTTCGTAGGTCGTCTCTTCAAACGAGCCGATGGCGTGGCAAAGGTCGCATACATCCGGACGCTCCTCATAGATAGCGCCGCAGAACACACAGCGGTAACCGGTCGCCAGGGTGGTCTTAGGCTTGGGAGCCGGTGCGGCCGGCTTGGCCGGCTGGCTGGCCGAACCCGTGCTGCGCGGCATCTTGGCCAGAGCAGCCATGAACTGGAACTCGTGTTCCTGTTCGATCTTGGCGATGCTGCGGAAGAGCTTGGCGATGTCTTCGAAGCCCTCTTCCTCGGCGATCTTGGCAAACGACGGATACATGCTGCTCCATTCACCGTATTCCCCGCGGGACGCAGCCTGCAGGTTTTCGGTGGTCGAGCCAATGCCCTTCAGGGCCTGGAAAAGCAGCTTGCCATGCATGCCTTCGTTGGTCGCCAGCTTTTCAAACAGCTCGGAGATTTCCGGATGGTTTTCCAGACGGGCCTTTTCGGCGAAAAACAGGTATTTGTTGCGGGCCATCGATTCTCCTTGGAAAGCGGCGAGCAGATTTTCTTCGGTGCGGGTTCCTTTCAGTTCCATAATGTTCCTCCTAGGGGTCGGCGTACATGGAGTCGATAATAGTTCTTATTATTATGGATTGAGTATACTATATTATACTTAAAAAGTCAACATTGAAACCGGCGTTGATGATAAAAAAACAGGCAAGATTTTTGGTGAAAATGACTAGGAAAATTTTGAATATAAAGATAATAAAAGAATTACTGTATAAAAAAGCGTGTAAATGAAATTCTGAAAACTCGTTTTAGGGTTTTCTAATAGAGTAAAGGTGTATCTTCAATAAACAAAAAATAACAGATTTTCCAAATAGAAAACCTGTTATTATAAAAAACGACAAAATAGTTGCAAATATATTGTGATATTTGGTATGATATATACAAACGAAATAGATGAAATTTCTTTTGATTCCAAAAAAATCCGATCAAGATAAAACACATATCCATATATTTGGATGGCTATGACGTTTATATGCTTTCAGAGATCGCTGGGAGAGATAACTATGTTTTTGTGAAGGGTCTTGCGATACTCTTGCTCATTTTGAAGCATGATGGTCAGAGAGGCCGAATCATTCTTCGGTGGCTTGCGAACCGATACCTGCTGTGCACTAAGCTGTGCACCGACTTTAGACATGGCACGAATTTTGGAAGCCTGTCGTCCATGCCGTGCCTGTCGGATGGAATATACTAACATAGCTTATACCTCACTGCACGTTTTAGAACAGTTGAAAATTGTTCTATTATTTATTATATGCGTAATTTATAAAGAATACAAGCTATCAATGGTAAATGTTTAGTAACAAAATAGAGGGAAAGGAGGCGCGGGCGGCCCAATTTGAGCCGCATTCGCCAAAGAATGTATGGAACATCAGGAACTGAATTTCAAAGAATGTATCAGCCGAAAGATTGGGATTAAGCTGCTTGATTTTCTTCAGCTCCAATCAGTCATGCCGGATTTTACGGAACTGCTGAAGGCTGTATCTATGCAGCGCGACCGGGCGGCTGGGCCGGGGCAGTATATGGATGCCAACTATCATTTAATGCATGACAACATCTTTGGTATTTTGGGCGGACGGGGCAGCGGCAAGACCTCAGTGCTGTTTTCTTTACGGGAATATCTGATGAAAGAAAATCGTAACGATATCATTTTGCCTATCATTTCCCCCGAGCTCATCAGCGAAGGATGTTCCATGCTTTCATGGGTGCTGTCCATGTTTCAAGAAACTGTGGCTCAGATGGAAAAATGTGTACAGCAGAAGCCGGATGTCCTGCATGAAATCGAAAAACAATATCCATCACAAAGCTGTGATTGTTATGCATCCAGTGCACTCAATTTGCAGCGGGAATATGATGACATTCTACAAGAGTGCGGTACCCTGCGCGGCCTGCAGGATATCCAGCCCTACGAATACGAGGATATGATTTCGCTACGCGCTCAGCATTCCCGGCGGCAATACCATTTGATGAACCGCTTGAGTAACTTTTGGAAGAAACTTGCTTTTGTGCAGCGAAAAATCACCGGACAAGAGCAGACACCTCTAATTTTTATCATGTTCGACGATATCGATCTGGCTCCGGAACGGAGTATGGAACTGCTGCTCTCAGCATATAAATATTTTTCCAGTCCTTATGTGGTCATCGTTTTGACGGCTGCCATGAATACGCTACGCCAAGTGCTTACCTACCGTATGTATGAAAAGGTAGTCGGTTCCAAATATGCTTCGCTGATTCAGGGACATGATATTCTGGGAGGCAGTGCTTCCGGCGGGACGGTGGATCCGTATCAGATGGGTCGGGCCAATGAAGCGGCGCTGGAGTACCTCAATAAGGTGATTCCGCAAACCAGCCGCTATGAACTGAGCCGGTATGATACGTATGACCGCAAGCTTTTGTTCCGTTACCCCAAAAAGGAAAGTACAGCGCCCTATGATATCCATACCGAAAATTCGGTGCCACTCGGTCAGTTTGTGCTGCGCTGCATCGAGGAGCACAAACTGCTTTGCCCGGCCTATGGCACTGGCGCAGCAACACGGAATTTCCTGGCCGATCCTCATAAAAAGGAAGAGCTTGCACGGGAATATTATCTACTCTTTGGGGACAAAAACCGCTACATTTGCAATGCCTGTCTGGGCATTTTCCAGGCCTGCGAACAGCTGCAGGATATCCGTACCCGTATGAGCGTCTCAAAAGAAGAATGTGGGCCGGAATACGTTCGGGAGATCTACTATGTGCTGCGGCATCTGCTGACCGTGCTTATCACCTCCCATACACGCAGTCTCGAGGAATGCAGCCGCTGGATCCCCGACCTGCTTAAATTTACCTATGGTACGCATTACCTGTTCATTCATTACAGTTTTCTTCTAGAACAATATACCATTTTGCTGCATGCCGCCGAGGAAAATGTGGCGCGGGAACTTAGCGGCTGTGAGCAGGCCATGACCAAGGAAGCCTATGTGGCACGCTATGCCGACTGCCTGCGGGAACGCCATGCTCAGATCAAGCAAAAGATTGGTACACTGTTTTTAATGCTCAACTTCCTGGAGCATTTGACTTCAGTAGTTGCACCCGAATATTACAGTACCATCGGGCAACCAGGGCGTACCCGTTCGATCCATGGCCTGCCGCAATTTTTGGAACTGATCAACCATGGGGCACTGTACAACAGTCAGGACACCGATCTGATGTTGTTTCCGCAGGTGGAATCCATGGACGATGCCATGGAGTTTT
The window above is part of the Intestinibacillus sp. Marseille-P6563 genome. Proteins encoded here:
- a CDS encoding rubrerythrin family protein — its product is MELKGTRTEENLLAAFQGESMARNKYLFFAEKARLENHPEISELFEKLATNEGMHGKLLFQALKGIGSTTENLQAASRGEYGEWSSMYPSFAKIAEEEGFEDIAKLFRSIAKIEQEHEFQFMAALAKMPRSTGSASQPAKPAAPAPKPKTTLATGYRCVFCGAIYEERPDVCDLCHAIGSFEETTYEKTV